The Agromyces mangrovi genome contains a region encoding:
- a CDS encoding MFS transporter, with amino-acid sequence MSAGTYLATATPLRLAIGGVGVGVPILAVEQLGDVALGGALVAASLAPSILAAPLAGVALDRSAHPRRLVAAAGFLAAIAYGIAAFLGDAPIWLVATALIVAGTVSPFTMGGLSSFVTDEIPHERRAFALDALSYNIGAVIGPGTVAATAALGSARIAMLVVAGSAALGAGFALATHLRPRNASTGSPWRAMRDGLTWIARHRPLAVVTASGTLSQFGGGALAIAVVALSIERANDPDGGAVIVSAFAVGALVGSLWISWRPDTRSPEFSMGTGFAATGVLTIIAIVDVGAWWTIVMIGLSGVFTAASTAAMLRLRTLQSPRAVRAQVFTVGGGLRAAAAAAGAGVAGVAAVSLGAGWLVAGVGASWIVSGALLLAYPRGAATIEG; translated from the coding sequence ATGAGCGCGGGCACCTACCTCGCCACCGCGACGCCGCTTCGCCTGGCGATCGGCGGCGTCGGCGTGGGCGTGCCGATCCTCGCCGTCGAGCAGCTCGGCGACGTGGCCCTGGGCGGCGCGCTCGTGGCCGCCTCGCTGGCACCGAGCATCCTCGCCGCGCCGCTCGCGGGCGTCGCGCTCGACCGCTCGGCGCACCCGCGCCGGCTCGTCGCGGCGGCCGGCTTCCTCGCGGCGATCGCGTACGGCATCGCCGCGTTCCTCGGCGACGCGCCGATCTGGCTCGTCGCGACCGCGCTGATCGTCGCGGGCACCGTCTCGCCGTTCACCATGGGCGGGCTGTCGAGCTTCGTGACCGACGAGATCCCCCACGAGCGACGCGCCTTCGCCCTCGACGCGCTGTCGTACAACATCGGCGCCGTGATCGGCCCGGGCACCGTCGCCGCCACCGCGGCCCTCGGCTCGGCCCGCATCGCGATGCTCGTGGTCGCCGGCTCCGCCGCGCTCGGCGCCGGCTTCGCGCTCGCGACGCACCTGCGCCCCCGCAACGCGTCGACCGGCTCGCCGTGGCGCGCGATGCGCGACGGGCTCACCTGGATCGCCCGGCACCGCCCGCTCGCCGTCGTCACCGCCTCGGGCACGCTCAGCCAGTTCGGCGGCGGCGCGCTCGCGATCGCCGTGGTGGCGCTGTCGATCGAGCGGGCGAACGACCCCGACGGCGGCGCCGTGATCGTCTCGGCCTTCGCGGTCGGCGCACTGGTCGGTTCGCTCTGGATCTCGTGGCGCCCCGACACCCGCTCCCCCGAGTTCTCGATGGGCACCGGGTTCGCCGCCACCGGCGTGCTCACCATCATCGCGATCGTGGACGTCGGCGCCTGGTGGACCATCGTCATGATCGGCCTCTCCGGCGTGTTCACCGCAGCCTCGACGGCCGCGATGCTGCGCCTGCGCACCCTGCAGAGCCCCCGCGCGGTGCGCGCCCAGGTGTTCACGGTCGGCGGCGGGCTGCGCGCGGCCGCCGCGGCCGCGGGCGCCGGCGTCGCCGGCGTGGCCGCCGTGTCGCTCGGTGCCGGCTGGCTCGTCGCGGGGGTCGGCGCCAGCTGGATCGTCTCGGGCGCGCTGCTGCTCGCCTACCCGAGGGGCGCGGCCACGATCGAGGGGTGA
- a CDS encoding aldehyde dehydrogenase (NADP(+)) → MDTTPEQLRQVTDAAQAAFARTADAPAADRAVWLRAVADVLDAHVEELVAIADEESHLGVPRLTGEVARTTGQLRMFAAVVEEGSYLEAIIDHANPEAAPPTPDLRRLLRPLGPVAVFSASNFPFAFSVAGGDTASALAVGCPVIVKGHSAHPRLSRRTAELVGDALRAAGAPDGVFALVEGRAAGVALVQEPSIRAVGFTGSLHGGRALFDLAVGRPDPIPIYGELSAINPVLVTQAALFARADELATGLAGSFTLGAGQFCTKPGVVFVPDGSDFAARVAAAVGEAAEVPMLTDSIAGAFADGLGTLAGRDDVTVVSGTPEQSVGTGSAVVLETTSAAVLADPEGLLAECFGPTTLVVRYGSVDEALTAIRAVGGSLTATVHAEPDEDVAAIVDVLADIAGRVLFAGWPTGVAVNWSQQHGGPWPSTTSIHTSVGATAVRRFLRPVAYQSAPDAALPAALRDDNPLGIPRRVDGVLTLP, encoded by the coding sequence ATGGACACCACGCCCGAGCAACTGCGACAGGTGACGGATGCCGCCCAGGCGGCGTTCGCACGCACCGCCGACGCCCCCGCGGCCGACCGGGCCGTGTGGCTGCGCGCGGTCGCCGACGTACTCGACGCGCACGTCGAGGAGCTCGTCGCGATCGCCGACGAGGAGTCGCACCTGGGCGTGCCGCGCCTCACCGGCGAGGTCGCCCGCACCACGGGCCAATTGCGCATGTTCGCCGCGGTCGTCGAAGAGGGCTCGTACCTCGAGGCGATCATCGACCACGCGAACCCGGAGGCTGCGCCGCCGACGCCCGACCTGCGGCGCCTCCTGCGCCCGCTCGGCCCGGTCGCGGTGTTCAGCGCGTCGAACTTCCCGTTCGCGTTCTCGGTCGCGGGCGGCGACACCGCCTCGGCGCTCGCGGTCGGCTGCCCCGTGATCGTGAAGGGGCACTCGGCGCACCCGCGGCTCTCGCGTCGTACCGCTGAACTGGTCGGTGACGCCCTGCGGGCCGCCGGTGCGCCCGACGGCGTGTTCGCGCTCGTCGAGGGTCGCGCTGCGGGCGTCGCGCTCGTGCAGGAGCCGTCGATCCGCGCCGTCGGCTTCACCGGGTCGCTGCACGGCGGCCGCGCGCTGTTCGACCTCGCGGTCGGTCGCCCCGATCCCATCCCGATCTACGGCGAGCTCAGCGCGATCAACCCCGTGCTCGTGACGCAGGCTGCCCTCTTCGCGCGCGCCGACGAGCTGGCGACCGGGCTCGCGGGCTCGTTCACGCTCGGCGCCGGGCAGTTCTGCACGAAGCCCGGCGTGGTGTTCGTGCCCGACGGGTCCGACTTCGCGGCCCGCGTCGCCGCCGCCGTCGGCGAGGCGGCAGAGGTGCCCATGCTCACCGACTCGATCGCGGGGGCGTTCGCCGACGGACTCGGCACGCTCGCCGGGCGCGACGACGTCACGGTCGTGTCGGGCACGCCCGAGCAGTCCGTCGGCACGGGCAGCGCGGTCGTGCTCGAGACCACGTCCGCCGCGGTGCTCGCCGACCCCGAGGGCCTGCTCGCCGAGTGCTTCGGACCGACCACGCTCGTCGTGCGCTACGGGTCGGTCGACGAGGCGCTCACCGCCATCCGCGCCGTGGGCGGCAGCCTCACCGCGACCGTGCACGCGGAGCCCGACGAGGACGTCGCGGCGATCGTCGACGTGCTCGCCGACATCGCGGGCCGCGTGCTGTTCGCGGGCTGGCCGACGGGTGTCGCGGTCAACTGGTCGCAGCAGCACGGCGGGCCGTGGCCGTCGACCACGTCGATCCACACGTCGGTCGGCGCGACGGCGGTGCGGCGCTTCCTGCGTCCAGTCGCCTACCAGTCGGCGCCGGATGCCGCGCTGCCCGCCGCCCTCCGCGACGACAACCCGCTCGGCATCCCGCGCCGCGTCGACGGGGTGCTGACGCTGCCGTGA
- a CDS encoding mandelate racemase/muconate lactonizing enzyme family protein: MTATIASLATRLVRVPLSRPWGPDVTELSVIETVVTDSDGATGYGFSWTPTIGAASVQAMLDHDIASFAVGRAADATGLWPELWRHLHEAGGGGVTTIAMAGLDLALWDLAGRRADASVVGLVGRTQETAEVYGSGVNLHYPLDELVAQAERWVAVGYDAVKVKVGSPDLARDVERLAALRDVLGPGRRLMIDANQRWSLDQATTALEAFATFGPAWIEEPLRADDLPAHAELRRRTDVPIALGENVHTRYRFAEFLDAGVVDVAQPNIVRVGGVTPFREIAALADEYGVQVAPHLLFELSGQLALTLPRPTLVEDVEDATFTALGVLADPAPVSVDGARLAFDPAPGLGLRFA, translated from the coding sequence GTGACCGCCACTATCGCGTCGCTCGCCACGCGGCTGGTCCGCGTGCCGCTGTCGCGCCCGTGGGGGCCCGACGTCACCGAGCTGAGCGTCATCGAGACGGTCGTCACCGACAGCGACGGCGCCACCGGGTACGGCTTCTCGTGGACGCCCACGATCGGCGCGGCATCCGTGCAGGCCATGCTCGACCACGACATCGCCTCGTTCGCGGTGGGGCGGGCCGCGGATGCCACGGGGCTGTGGCCCGAACTCTGGCGCCACCTGCACGAGGCCGGCGGCGGCGGGGTCACGACCATCGCGATGGCTGGCCTCGACCTCGCGCTGTGGGACCTCGCGGGTCGCCGGGCCGACGCGAGCGTCGTCGGCCTCGTCGGCCGCACGCAGGAGACGGCCGAGGTGTACGGCAGCGGCGTGAACCTGCACTACCCGCTCGACGAGCTCGTCGCGCAGGCCGAGCGCTGGGTCGCGGTCGGCTACGACGCCGTGAAGGTCAAGGTCGGCAGCCCCGACCTCGCGCGCGACGTCGAGCGGCTGGCCGCGCTGCGCGACGTGCTCGGCCCCGGCCGGCGCCTCATGATCGACGCCAACCAGCGCTGGAGCCTCGATCAGGCCACCACCGCGCTGGAGGCGTTCGCAACGTTCGGCCCGGCGTGGATCGAGGAGCCGCTGCGCGCCGACGACCTGCCCGCCCACGCGGAGCTGCGCCGCCGCACCGACGTGCCGATCGCCCTCGGCGAGAACGTGCACACCCGCTACCGCTTCGCCGAGTTCCTCGACGCCGGCGTCGTCGACGTCGCCCAGCCGAACATCGTGCGCGTCGGCGGCGTCACGCCGTTCCGCGAGATCGCCGCGCTCGCGGACGAGTACGGCGTGCAGGTCGCCCCGCACCTGCTGTTCGAGCTCTCCGGCCAGCTCGCCCTCACGCTCCCCCGCCCGACGCTCGTCGAAGACGTGGAGGACGCCACCTTCACCGCCCTCGGCGTGCTCGCAGACCCCGCGCCCGTCAGCGTCGACGGCGCGCGGCTCGCGTTCGACCCCGCGCCCGGGCTCGGGCTGCGGTTCGCCTGA
- a CDS encoding 5-dehydro-4-deoxyglucarate dehydratase translates to MTSPLAFDGVLFFPVTPFGAGGAPDLDLLAEHVGSRLEHGPGGVFPACGTGEFHALSTGEVDQVVRTAVEVVNGRVPVIAGAGGALGQAIEQARNAADAGADGILLLPPYLVGGTTNGLVAWVEQVAAASPLPVIVYHRATARFTADAMRRLAANPKIAGFKDGTGDIGLTQEIVLAAGESGRELHFFNGLLTAELSQAAFRGIGVPLYSSAAFAMIPELAAAHYRAYTDGDEATRLHLLREFYVPLVNLRDETPGFGVSLIKAGLRLQGMEVGSVRPPLVDPTSEQEARLGAILDRGRALVAELASA, encoded by the coding sequence GTGACCTCGCCCCTCGCCTTCGACGGCGTCCTCTTCTTCCCCGTCACCCCGTTCGGCGCAGGCGGCGCGCCCGACCTCGACCTGCTCGCCGAGCACGTCGGCTCGCGCCTCGAGCACGGCCCCGGCGGCGTGTTCCCGGCGTGCGGCACGGGCGAGTTCCACGCGCTCTCGACGGGCGAGGTCGACCAGGTCGTGCGCACGGCCGTCGAGGTCGTGAACGGACGCGTCCCGGTGATCGCGGGCGCGGGCGGCGCACTCGGGCAGGCGATCGAGCAGGCACGCAATGCGGCGGATGCGGGTGCCGACGGCATCCTGCTGCTGCCGCCGTACCTGGTCGGCGGCACGACGAACGGCCTGGTCGCGTGGGTCGAGCAGGTCGCCGCAGCCAGCCCGCTCCCGGTCATCGTCTACCACCGCGCGACGGCGCGCTTCACGGCCGACGCGATGCGCCGGCTCGCCGCGAACCCGAAGATCGCGGGCTTCAAGGACGGCACGGGCGACATCGGCCTCACCCAGGAGATCGTGCTCGCCGCGGGCGAGTCGGGCCGCGAGCTGCACTTCTTCAACGGCCTGCTCACCGCCGAGCTCAGCCAGGCCGCGTTCCGCGGCATCGGCGTGCCGCTGTACTCGTCGGCCGCGTTCGCGATGATCCCCGAGCTCGCGGCGGCGCACTACCGCGCCTACACCGACGGCGACGAGGCCACCCGCCTGCACCTGCTGCGCGAGTTCTACGTGCCGCTCGTGAACCTGCGCGACGAGACTCCCGGCTTCGGCGTCTCGCTGATCAAGGCCGGCCTCCGCCTGCAGGGCATGGAGGTCGGCTCGGTGCGCCCACCGCTCGTCGACCCGACCTCCGAGCAGGAGGCGCGCCTGGGCGCGATCCTCGACCGCGGCCGCGCGCTGGTGGCGGAGCTGGCCTCGGCGTGA
- a CDS encoding NAD-dependent epimerase/dehydratase family protein, with translation MRVVVTGSAGRLGRSVVRGLTDAGHEVAAVDRVPTPEPAASEHLVDLADQAATDALFAELRPDALVHLAGIAVPFSAPERDIIVTNTTLGYGVLAAASAHGATRVLAASSPTILGYGIPSWRARYAPLDEAHPVSPWNAYALSKVVIEQEVAMFGRAAGTDGPVFGAFRPCYVISPEEWQGALTQQGHTVAERLADPALAAVSLFNYVDARDAAGFVDTWLHAAPELPQGETFFVGAADAMATRPVAELWREYLPALGEAGDALTGDAPVFSVAKAESLLGWTPKRRWRDELAAEVPAGPEASARPTPTTTGAP, from the coding sequence ATGCGCGTCGTCGTGACGGGATCCGCCGGGCGACTGGGCCGCAGCGTCGTGCGCGGGCTCACCGACGCCGGCCACGAGGTCGCGGCGGTCGATCGCGTGCCGACGCCCGAGCCCGCGGCATCCGAGCACCTCGTCGACCTCGCCGACCAGGCCGCGACCGATGCGCTCTTCGCCGAGTTGCGGCCCGACGCGCTCGTGCACCTCGCCGGCATCGCGGTGCCGTTCAGCGCCCCCGAGCGCGACATCATCGTCACGAACACCACGCTCGGCTACGGGGTGCTCGCGGCAGCCTCAGCACACGGCGCCACCCGCGTGCTCGCCGCCTCGAGCCCCACGATCCTCGGCTACGGCATCCCGTCGTGGCGCGCGCGGTACGCCCCGCTCGACGAGGCGCACCCGGTCTCCCCGTGGAACGCGTACGCGCTCTCGAAGGTCGTCATCGAGCAGGAGGTCGCGATGTTCGGCCGCGCGGCCGGCACCGACGGGCCGGTCTTCGGCGCGTTCCGCCCCTGCTACGTCATCTCCCCCGAGGAGTGGCAGGGCGCCCTGACCCAGCAGGGCCACACGGTCGCGGAGCGCCTCGCCGACCCGGCGCTCGCGGCGGTCAGCCTCTTCAACTACGTCGACGCGCGGGATGCCGCGGGCTTCGTCGACACCTGGCTGCACGCCGCCCCCGAGCTCCCCCAGGGCGAGACGTTCTTCGTCGGCGCCGCCGACGCCATGGCCACCCGCCCCGTCGCCGAGCTCTGGCGCGAGTACCTGCCCGCGCTCGGCGAGGCGGGCGACGCGCTCACCGGTGACGCCCCGGTCTTCTCGGTCGCGAAGGCCGAGTCGCTGCTCGGCTGGACCCCGAAGCGCCGCTGGCGCGACGAGCTCGCCGCCGAGGTGCCCGCCGGCCCCGAGGCATCCGCCCGCCCCACCCCCACGACCACAGGAGCACCGTGA
- a CDS encoding LacI family DNA-binding transcriptional regulator → MSERTRQVTIVDVARHAGVSQASVSRVLNGKANVDPTIASAVHAAVAELGYEPSLAARSLVQGRNHTIGMIVPDLENPLFQGILKGLTLAADADGYRVLVADTDERAESEEAVALEARRRCDALVLCAPRMPEAKLRQLVARVAPVVVVNRPLDAAGVPWVGVDYARGIHDLVDHLVALGHRRIVYLAGPASSVSNVERERGLAAARETFPSLEVEILPGGSRLDDGADAAGAVLAARDRGATAVLGFNDLVALGLLHRLAELGVSVPGELSVAGFDDSPFARYSTPPLTSMSVPRGELGAQVWQRLATLVAGGRSEHTLLYRPRLEVRASTGPVRAGAGVDRA, encoded by the coding sequence ATGAGCGAGCGCACGCGGCAGGTCACCATCGTCGACGTCGCCAGGCACGCGGGCGTGTCCCAGGCCTCGGTCTCGCGGGTGCTCAACGGCAAGGCCAACGTCGACCCGACGATCGCGAGCGCCGTGCACGCGGCCGTGGCCGAGCTCGGCTACGAACCCAGCCTCGCAGCCCGCAGCCTCGTGCAGGGCCGCAACCACACGATCGGCATGATCGTGCCCGACCTCGAGAACCCGCTGTTCCAGGGCATCCTCAAGGGGCTGACCCTGGCCGCCGACGCCGACGGGTACCGCGTGCTGGTCGCCGACACCGACGAGCGCGCCGAGTCCGAGGAGGCGGTCGCGCTCGAGGCGCGTCGCCGCTGCGACGCGCTCGTGCTCTGCGCGCCGCGCATGCCCGAGGCGAAGCTGCGCCAGCTCGTCGCGCGCGTCGCCCCCGTGGTCGTGGTGAACCGCCCGCTCGACGCGGCTGGCGTGCCATGGGTCGGCGTCGACTACGCCCGCGGCATCCACGACCTCGTCGACCACCTGGTGGCCCTCGGCCACCGCCGCATCGTCTACCTCGCCGGCCCCGCGTCGAGCGTCTCGAACGTCGAACGCGAGCGCGGCCTCGCGGCGGCGCGCGAGACCTTCCCGTCGCTCGAGGTCGAGATCCTCCCCGGCGGCTCGCGCCTCGACGACGGCGCCGACGCGGCCGGTGCCGTGCTCGCGGCCCGCGATCGCGGGGCGACCGCCGTGCTCGGCTTCAACGACCTGGTCGCGCTCGGCCTGCTGCACCGGCTCGCCGAGCTCGGGGTCTCGGTGCCCGGGGAGCTCTCGGTCGCCGGGTTCGACGACTCCCCGTTCGCGCGCTACTCCACGCCGCCGCTCACGAGCATGTCCGTGCCGCGCGGCGAGCTCGGCGCCCAGGTCTGGCAGCGCCTCGCGACGCTCGTCGCCGGCGGACGCTCGGAGCACACGCTGCTCTACCGCCCGCGCCTCGAGGTGCGCGCGAGCACCGGGCCGGTGCGCGCGGGCGCGGGAGTTGATCGCGCGTGA
- a CDS encoding M24 family metallopeptidase — MLTSATALSWYLDGARVHVSLAGDPIAAVVVGRDVDEWLVFANEAERMLAEELPHDPAATLTRVPWHEPLVADSPGALREADVAAELRAARASLLPGELARYRALCREVAEVLTDAASGAHPEQTERDVAATLAAGLAARGIDPLVTLVAGRSRLAHRHPLPTAAPIGDRAMLVVCGRRHGLIANATRWLRFGAARPEEADAERRILEVEAAFLDATVPGAALGDAFAAGIAAYGANGFAADEWRNHHQGGAAGYSGRDPRAVPGIADLVQPGQPFAWNPTAPGAKVEDTVLAGSDGVEPLTVDPRWPTMRVAGRIRPVELEVGT, encoded by the coding sequence TTGCTCACCTCGGCGACCGCCCTGTCGTGGTACCTCGACGGCGCACGGGTGCACGTCTCGCTCGCGGGCGACCCCATCGCGGCCGTCGTCGTTGGGCGCGATGTCGACGAGTGGCTGGTCTTCGCCAACGAGGCCGAGCGGATGCTCGCCGAGGAGCTGCCGCACGACCCCGCCGCGACCCTGACGCGGGTGCCGTGGCACGAGCCGCTCGTGGCCGATTCGCCTGGCGCGCTGCGCGAGGCCGACGTCGCCGCCGAGCTGCGCGCCGCCCGCGCGTCGCTCCTGCCGGGCGAGCTCGCCCGCTACCGCGCACTCTGCCGCGAGGTGGCCGAAGTGCTGACGGATGCTGCGTCCGGCGCCCACCCCGAGCAGACCGAGCGCGACGTCGCCGCGACGCTCGCCGCCGGTCTCGCCGCACGCGGCATAGACCCCCTGGTCACGCTCGTCGCGGGGCGGTCGCGGCTGGCTCACCGGCATCCGCTGCCCACCGCCGCCCCGATCGGCGACCGCGCGATGCTCGTCGTCTGTGGACGCCGCCACGGGCTCATCGCCAACGCGACCCGTTGGCTGCGCTTCGGCGCCGCCCGCCCCGAGGAGGCCGACGCCGAGCGGCGCATCCTCGAGGTCGAGGCGGCCTTCCTCGACGCGACCGTGCCGGGCGCCGCGCTCGGCGACGCGTTCGCCGCCGGCATCGCCGCCTACGGCGCGAACGGCTTCGCCGCCGACGAGTGGCGCAACCACCACCAGGGCGGTGCCGCCGGCTACTCGGGCCGCGACCCCCGCGCCGTGCCCGGCATCGCCGACCTCGTGCAGCCCGGCCAGCCGTTCGCCTGGAACCCCACCGCCCCCGGCGCGAAGGTCGAGGACACCGTGCTCGCAGGCTCCGACGGCGTCGAACCCCTCACCGTTGACCCGCGCTGGCCAACGATGCGCGTCGCGGGCCGCATCCGCCCCGTCGAGCTCGAAGTCGGCACCTAG
- a CDS encoding TetR/AcrR family transcriptional regulator — translation MNASKPGSGMREIARDAVRARISEVAVDLFDEHGFEHVTVEQIAAAAGISARSFHRYFPAKEDAVIAEPVGWGEFVRDRFAERPAGEPVWNGLRVAYESLLATPGRDDVRGKRAMRVLGTTPALRARNLEKHLAWARLLTPLVAERIGGSEAVLRAEAIVQASLSCFDIALTTWAHATSSVDAATLLRTAFSALESAQVSTKP, via the coding sequence GTGAATGCATCGAAGCCCGGAAGCGGCATGCGGGAGATCGCCCGCGACGCCGTGCGCGCCCGCATCTCCGAGGTCGCGGTCGACCTGTTCGACGAGCACGGGTTCGAGCACGTGACCGTCGAGCAGATCGCCGCAGCAGCCGGCATCTCGGCGCGGAGCTTCCACCGATACTTCCCCGCGAAGGAAGACGCGGTCATCGCGGAACCCGTGGGCTGGGGCGAGTTCGTGCGCGACCGCTTCGCCGAACGCCCCGCTGGCGAGCCGGTGTGGAACGGCCTTCGCGTCGCCTACGAATCGCTGCTCGCCACGCCGGGCCGCGATGACGTGCGCGGCAAGCGCGCGATGCGCGTGCTCGGCACCACGCCGGCGCTCCGCGCACGAAACCTCGAGAAGCATCTGGCCTGGGCACGGCTGCTCACCCCGCTCGTCGCGGAACGGATCGGCGGCAGCGAGGCGGTGCTCCGCGCTGAGGCAATCGTGCAGGCATCGCTCAGCTGCTTCGACATCGCACTCACCACCTGGGCGCATGCGACCAGCAGCGTCGACGCCGCGACCTTGCTCCGCACCGCATTCAGCGCACTCGAGTCGGCCCAGGTCAGCACGAAGCCGTGA
- a CDS encoding aldo/keto reductase: protein MEQRILGQQGLTVSAIGYGSMGTAVGYGPTDDTESITAIRTAHDLGVTHFDTAEMYGWGAGEELLGRALAPIRDQVTIATKFGFTPSFAPNSQLDHIRDVVDGSLQRLGVDHIDVLYQHVDDPAVPVEEVVGVMREYVQAGKVRYLGLSNTTPEHVRRAHAVHPISVLQTEYSVFQRSAEAFFPVLEELGIGLVAYSPLARGFLSGAVKPRTEYGPTDFRQHIPYWAPEHFDANVAIVGELTELAESKGATLAQLSIAWLLAQKGSIVPIPGSRNPKRVAQNIAAAELELTPADLDRIAQIAPDGGITA, encoded by the coding sequence ATGGAACAGCGCATCCTCGGTCAGCAGGGGCTGACCGTCTCCGCCATCGGCTACGGCTCGATGGGCACCGCGGTCGGGTACGGACCGACCGACGACACCGAGTCGATCACCGCGATCCGCACGGCGCACGACCTCGGCGTCACCCACTTCGACACCGCCGAGATGTACGGCTGGGGCGCCGGTGAGGAACTCCTCGGCCGAGCCCTCGCCCCGATCCGAGACCAGGTGACGATCGCGACGAAGTTCGGATTCACGCCGTCGTTTGCCCCGAACTCGCAGCTCGATCACATCCGTGACGTCGTGGACGGCAGCCTGCAGCGACTCGGCGTGGACCACATCGACGTGCTCTACCAGCACGTGGACGACCCCGCCGTCCCCGTCGAGGAGGTCGTCGGCGTGATGCGCGAGTACGTGCAGGCCGGAAAGGTCAGGTACCTGGGGCTGTCCAACACGACCCCCGAGCATGTGCGCCGCGCGCACGCCGTGCATCCGATCTCGGTCCTGCAGACCGAGTACTCCGTCTTCCAGCGCAGTGCCGAAGCGTTCTTCCCCGTGCTCGAGGAACTCGGCATCGGACTCGTCGCCTACTCGCCGCTGGCGCGTGGCTTCCTCAGCGGTGCGGTGAAGCCCCGCACCGAGTATGGCCCGACCGACTTCCGCCAGCACATCCCGTACTGGGCGCCCGAGCACTTCGACGCCAACGTCGCCATCGTCGGCGAGCTCACCGAACTCGCCGAGTCCAAGGGCGCCACCCTCGCTCAGCTCTCGATCGCCTGGCTCCTCGCTCAGAAGGGCTCCATCGTGCCGATCCCCGGCTCACGCAATCCGAAGCGCGTCGCACAGAACATCGCCGCCGCAGAGCTCGAGCTCACGCCCGCCGACCTCGATCGCATCGCGCAGATCGCACCCGACGGCGGGATCACGGCATAG
- a CDS encoding FAD-dependent oxidoreductase → MTLSLRVVIVGAGPAGIYAGNILRRQVDEAGGEVAIDLFESLPAPYGLIRYGVAPDHPRIKGIVNSLHEMLDEGTIRLIGNVEVGRDVTVDELRERYDAVIFATGALQDAPLDIPGIDLPGSYGAADLVAWYDGHPDVPRDWPLDARQIAVIGNGNVALDVARVLAKHPADLLSTDIPANVHAGLLASPVTDVHVFGRRGPSQVKFTPIELRELGHVPDVDIVVYDDDFARAERDPHAAQLVATNNQVKIMTRTLDGWRRAEGDEPTASRRLHLHFFHAPVEVLGAERVEGVRFERTRPVGDGSVAGTGEFVDVPVQAVYRAVGYASSPLPGVPFDSEARVISNDEGRVTDATGSAVPGLYATGWIKRGPVGLIGHTKGDALETVTHLVADARAGVLAAPGVAPTVAAADGDEVLELLEARGIRFTTWTGWLALDAHERSLGEAFAGRVARERVKVVPRDEQVAVSRDGALVAG, encoded by the coding sequence ATGACCCTCTCCCTCCGCGTCGTGATCGTCGGCGCCGGTCCCGCCGGCATCTACGCGGGCAACATCCTCCGCCGCCAGGTCGACGAGGCCGGCGGCGAGGTCGCGATCGACCTGTTCGAGTCGCTGCCCGCGCCGTACGGCCTGATCCGCTACGGCGTCGCGCCCGACCACCCGCGCATCAAGGGCATCGTGAACTCGCTGCACGAGATGCTCGACGAGGGCACGATCCGCCTCATCGGCAACGTCGAGGTGGGACGCGACGTCACGGTCGACGAACTGCGCGAGCGCTACGACGCGGTGATCTTCGCGACGGGCGCGCTGCAGGACGCCCCGCTCGACATCCCCGGCATCGACCTGCCCGGGTCGTACGGCGCGGCCGACCTCGTCGCCTGGTACGACGGGCACCCCGACGTGCCGCGCGACTGGCCGCTCGACGCCCGGCAGATCGCGGTCATCGGCAACGGCAACGTGGCGCTCGACGTGGCGCGCGTGCTCGCGAAGCATCCGGCCGACCTGCTCTCGACGGACATCCCGGCGAACGTGCACGCCGGGCTGCTCGCCTCGCCCGTCACCGACGTGCACGTGTTCGGCCGCCGCGGACCGTCGCAGGTGAAGTTCACGCCGATCGAGCTGCGCGAGCTCGGGCACGTGCCCGATGTCGACATCGTCGTGTACGACGACGACTTCGCGCGCGCCGAGCGCGACCCGCACGCCGCGCAGCTCGTCGCCACCAACAACCAGGTCAAGATCATGACCCGCACGCTCGACGGCTGGCGCCGCGCCGAGGGCGACGAGCCGACCGCGTCGCGCCGGCTGCACCTGCACTTCTTCCACGCGCCCGTGGAGGTGCTGGGCGCCGAGCGCGTTGAGGGCGTGCGGTTCGAGCGCACCCGTCCGGTGGGCGACGGATCGGTCGCGGGTACCGGCGAGTTCGTCGACGTGCCCGTGCAGGCCGTGTACCGCGCGGTCGGGTACGCGAGCTCGCCGCTGCCGGGCGTGCCGTTCGATTCTGAGGCGCGCGTGATCTCGAACGACGAGGGGCGGGTGACGGATGCCACGGGCTCGGCCGTTCCCGGCCTCTACGCGACCGGCTGGATCAAGCGGGGCCCCGTCGGCCTCATCGGCCACACGAAGGGCGACGCGCTCGAGACGGTGACCCACCTCGTCGCCGACGCGCGCGCGGGCGTGCTCGCCGCACCGGGCGTCGCGCCGACGGTGGCCGCCGCGGACGGTGACGAGGTGCTCGAGCTGCTCGAGGCCAGGGGCATCCGCTTCACGACCTGGACCGGCTGGCTCGCCCTCGACGCGCACGAGCGCTCGCTGGGCGAGGCGTTCGCGGGCCGGGTCGCGCGCGAGCGCGTCAAGGTCGTGCCGCGCGACGAGCAGGTCGCCGTCTCCCGCGACGGCGCGCTCGTCGCCGGCTGA